A part of Streptomyces sp. NBC_00557 genomic DNA contains:
- a CDS encoding glycine hydroxymethyltransferase, whose translation MPEPLSTESTAFRAALDVVRAVEPRVADAIGQEVADQRAMLKLIASENYASPATLLAMGNWFSDKYAEGTVGRRFYAGCRNVDTVEALAAEHARELFGARHAYVQPHSGIDANLVAFWAVLADRVEAPFLEKTGARQVNDLSEADWAELRQAFGNQRMLGMSLDAGGHLTHGFRPNISGKMFDQRSYGTDPATGLIDYDALRAQAREFKPLIIVAGYSAYPRLVNFRIMREIADEVGATLMVDMAHFAGLVAGKVLTGDFDPVPHAQIVTTTTHKSLRGPRGGMVLCDDSLKDQVDRGCPMVLGGPLPHVMAAKAVALAEARQPAFQDYAQRIVDNSRALAEGLMRRGATLVTGGTDNHLNLIDVATSYGLTGRQAEAALLDSGIVTNRNAIPADPNGAWYTSGIRIGTPALTTRGLGTAEMDEVAGLIDRVLTAAEPGTTKSGAPSKAAHVLDAKISDEISRRATDLVAGFPLYPEIDLG comes from the coding sequence ATGCCAGAGCCCCTGTCCACCGAGTCCACCGCCTTCCGTGCCGCCCTCGACGTCGTCCGCGCCGTCGAGCCGCGCGTCGCCGACGCCATCGGCCAGGAGGTCGCCGACCAGCGCGCGATGCTCAAGCTGATCGCCTCCGAGAACTACGCCTCCCCGGCCACCCTGCTGGCCATGGGCAACTGGTTCAGCGACAAGTACGCCGAGGGCACGGTCGGCCGCCGCTTCTACGCCGGCTGCCGCAACGTCGACACGGTCGAGGCCCTGGCCGCCGAACACGCCCGCGAACTGTTCGGCGCCCGCCACGCCTACGTCCAGCCGCACTCCGGCATCGACGCCAACCTGGTCGCCTTCTGGGCCGTCCTCGCCGACCGCGTCGAGGCCCCGTTCTTGGAGAAGACCGGCGCCCGCCAGGTCAACGACCTGTCCGAGGCCGACTGGGCCGAGCTGCGCCAGGCCTTCGGCAACCAGCGCATGCTCGGCATGTCCCTGGACGCCGGCGGCCACCTCACCCACGGCTTCCGCCCGAACATCTCCGGCAAGATGTTCGACCAGCGCTCCTACGGCACCGACCCGGCCACCGGTCTCATCGACTACGACGCCCTGCGCGCCCAGGCCCGCGAGTTCAAGCCGCTGATCATCGTGGCGGGCTATTCGGCGTACCCCCGTCTGGTGAACTTCCGGATCATGCGGGAGATCGCCGACGAGGTCGGCGCCACGCTCATGGTCGACATGGCGCACTTCGCCGGCCTGGTCGCGGGCAAGGTGCTCACCGGCGACTTCGACCCGGTCCCGCACGCCCAGATCGTCACCACCACCACGCACAAGTCGCTGCGCGGCCCGCGCGGCGGCATGGTGCTGTGCGACGACTCCCTCAAGGACCAGGTGGACCGCGGCTGCCCGATGGTCCTCGGCGGCCCGCTGCCGCACGTCATGGCCGCGAAGGCGGTCGCCCTGGCCGAGGCCCGGCAGCCCGCGTTCCAGGACTACGCCCAGCGCATCGTCGACAACTCCCGCGCGCTCGCCGAGGGCCTGATGCGGCGCGGCGCCACCCTGGTGACCGGCGGCACCGACAACCACCTCAACCTGATCGACGTCGCCACCTCCTACGGCCTCACCGGCCGTCAGGCCGAGGCCGCCCTGCTGGACTCCGGCATCGTCACCAACCGCAACGCCATCCCGGCCGACCCCAACGGCGCCTGGTACACCTCGGGCATCCGCATCGGCACCCCGGCGCTGACCACCAGGGGTCTCGGCACCGCCGAGATGGACGAGGTCGCCGGCCTGATCGACCGGGTCCTGACGGCCGCCGAGCCCGGCACCACCAAGTCCGGCGCCCCGTCCAAGGCCGCGCACGTCCTCGACGCGAAGATCTCCGACGAGATCTCCCGCCGCGCCACCGACCTCGTGGCCGGCTTCCCGCTCTACCCGGAGATCGACCTCGGCTGA
- the rocD gene encoding ornithine--oxo-acid transaminase, with the protein MRATVGRRFHSSWEAAVTAAEDLIAAADAHSAHTYRPLPVVVATAEGAWMTDVTGRRYLDLLAGYSALNFGHRHPRLVEAARAQLDRVTLTSRAFHHDRFAAFCAQLAELCGMEMVLPMNTGAEAVETAVKTARKWGYRVKGVPAEMAKIVVAGGNFHGRTTTIISFSTDPEARADFGPYTPGFEIVPYGDLTAMRAAMTENTVAVLLEPVQGENGVIVPPPGYLPAVRELTRERNVLFVADEIQSGLGRTGRTFACEHEGVTPDVYVLGKALGGGIVPVSAVVSSARVLGVFRPDEHGSTFGGNPLACAVALEVIAMLRTGEIQARAAELGERMHRALAALPGTGTVTAVRGRGLWAGVDIAPGVGTARQVAERLMDRGVLAKDTHRTTVRLAPPLVVSEADLDWGLDQLRAVLTG; encoded by the coding sequence ATGCGAGCGACGGTAGGAAGGAGGTTCCACTCATCATGGGAGGCCGCCGTGACCGCTGCGGAAGACCTGATCGCCGCCGCCGACGCGCACAGCGCGCACACCTACCGTCCCCTGCCGGTCGTCGTCGCCACCGCCGAGGGCGCCTGGATGACGGACGTGACGGGCCGCCGCTATCTCGATCTGCTGGCCGGCTACTCGGCGCTGAACTTCGGGCACCGCCACCCGCGGCTGGTGGAGGCGGCCCGGGCCCAGCTGGACAGGGTGACGCTGACCTCCCGCGCCTTCCACCACGACCGGTTCGCCGCGTTCTGCGCACAGCTGGCCGAGCTGTGCGGCATGGAGATGGTGCTGCCGATGAACACCGGCGCCGAGGCGGTGGAGACCGCGGTGAAGACGGCCCGGAAGTGGGGCTACCGGGTGAAGGGGGTGCCCGCGGAGATGGCGAAGATCGTCGTCGCGGGCGGCAACTTCCACGGGCGTACGACGACGATCATCAGCTTCTCCACCGATCCGGAGGCCCGCGCGGACTTCGGGCCCTACACGCCGGGGTTCGAGATCGTGCCGTACGGCGATCTGACGGCGATGCGGGCGGCGATGACGGAGAACACGGTCGCGGTGCTGCTGGAGCCGGTGCAGGGCGAGAACGGGGTGATCGTGCCGCCGCCCGGCTACCTCCCCGCCGTCCGGGAGCTGACCCGCGAGCGGAACGTGCTCTTCGTCGCCGACGAGATCCAGTCGGGCCTCGGCCGGACCGGGCGGACCTTCGCCTGTGAGCACGAAGGCGTGACGCCCGACGTGTACGTGCTCGGCAAGGCGCTGGGCGGCGGGATCGTGCCGGTGTCGGCGGTGGTGTCGAGCGCTCGGGTGCTCGGGGTGTTCCGGCCGGACGAGCACGGCTCGACGTTCGGCGGGAACCCGCTGGCCTGCGCGGTGGCGCTGGAGGTGATCGCGATGCTGCGCACCGGGGAGATCCAGGCGCGGGCGGCCGAGCTGGGCGAGCGGATGCACCGGGCGCTCGCGGCGCTGCCGGGGACGGGCACGGTGACGGCGGTGCGCGGGCGCGGGCTGTGGGCGGGCGTGGACATCGCGCCGGGGGTGGGTACGGCACGGCAGGTGGCGGAGCGGCTGATGGACCGCGGGGTGCTGGCGAAGGACACCCACCGCACCACCGTGCGGCTCGCCCCGCCGCTGGTCGTCTCCGAGGCGGACCTGGACTGGGGTCTCGACCAGCTGCGGGCGGTGCTGACCGGCTGA
- a CDS encoding DMT family transporter gives MVCALGAAVCFGTATVLQAVAARQAGGGGGGEAALLLRALRQWRYLAGLALDGLGFLFQIAALRSLPIYAVGAALASSLAVTAVAAARLLRVRLSGTEWGAVAVVCAGLAMLGLASGPEGGEGGSDPLRYAMLAVAAGMLLLALAGGRLSGRARSLLLGLGAGLGFGVVEVSVRLIGSLAPGDLVTNPAAYALLVGGGAAFVLLTSALQRGSVTTATAGMVIGETIGPAAVGVVWLGDRTREGLAWLAVLGFAVAVAGALALARFGEAPVAAEEG, from the coding sequence ATGGTGTGCGCCCTCGGCGCGGCGGTCTGCTTCGGCACCGCGACGGTGTTGCAGGCGGTGGCCGCGCGGCAGGCCGGTGGCGGCGGGGGCGGCGAGGCGGCCCTGCTGCTGCGGGCGCTGCGGCAGTGGCGGTACCTCGCCGGGCTGGCGCTGGACGGGCTGGGCTTCCTGTTCCAGATCGCGGCGCTGCGGTCCCTGCCGATCTACGCGGTCGGCGCGGCCCTCGCGTCGAGCCTGGCGGTGACGGCGGTGGCGGCGGCCCGCCTGCTGCGGGTACGGCTGAGCGGCACGGAGTGGGGCGCGGTGGCCGTGGTGTGCGCCGGGCTCGCGATGCTGGGGCTGGCGTCCGGGCCGGAGGGCGGTGAGGGCGGCTCGGACCCGCTGCGGTACGCGATGCTCGCCGTGGCGGCCGGGATGCTGCTGCTGGCCCTCGCGGGCGGGCGGCTGTCGGGGCGGGCGCGGTCGCTGCTGCTCGGGCTCGGCGCCGGTCTCGGGTTCGGGGTGGTGGAGGTGTCGGTCCGGCTGATCGGCAGCCTGGCGCCGGGGGACCTGGTGACCAACCCGGCTGCCTACGCGCTGCTCGTCGGGGGCGGCGCCGCGTTCGTGCTGCTGACGTCGGCCCTGCAGCGGGGCTCGGTGACCACGGCGACCGCCGGGATGGTGATCGGGGAGACGATCGGGCCCGCCGCGGTGGGCGTGGTGTGGCTCGGCGACCGCACCCGGGAGGGGCTGGCCTGGCTGGCGGTCCTGGGCTTCGCGGTGGCCGTCGCGGGGGCGCTGGCGCTCGCGCGCTTCGGCGAGGCGCCGGTGGCGGCCGAGGAGGGCTGA
- the pdxR gene encoding MocR-like pyridoxine biosynthesis transcription factor PdxR encodes MAESWATLGVDLHLEPAGSGGLRRGLTDALREAVRTGRLAPGTRLPSSRTLAADLGIARNTVAEAYADLVAEGWLTARQGSGTRVAERAAAAAPSPATARGADGSGPAARRPAPARPRYSLIPGAPDLAAFPRTEWLRAARRALAGAPYDVLGYGDPRGRPELRAALAGYLARVRGVRTDPDRVLITSGFAHALRITGTLLRSRGVRTVAVESYGLDAYWSVLQGAGLATPALPYDELGTDPRQPGDAGAVLLTPAHQFPMGTPLQPERRAAVIDWARRTGGLILEDDYDGEFRYDRQPVGAVQGLDPDRVLYFGTTSKSLAPGLRLGWMVVPPSLAEETAAAKGAADTVGVLEQLTLAEFITSGAYDRHVRSSRLRYRRRRDALAAAVSARAPEVTVTGIAAGLHAVLRLPAGMEQSVVQAATWQGLALHGLSFHRHPEAVAEPLDALVVGYGTPPDSAWAGALDALCRVLP; translated from the coding sequence ATGGCGGAATCCTGGGCCACTCTGGGCGTCGACCTGCATCTGGAACCGGCCGGCTCCGGCGGGCTGCGCCGCGGCCTGACCGACGCGCTCCGGGAGGCCGTACGCACCGGCCGGCTGGCCCCCGGCACCCGGCTGCCCTCCTCCCGCACCCTCGCCGCCGACCTCGGCATCGCCCGCAACACCGTCGCCGAGGCCTACGCGGACCTGGTCGCGGAGGGCTGGCTCACCGCCCGGCAGGGCTCCGGCACCCGGGTGGCGGAGCGGGCCGCCGCGGCAGCGCCGTCCCCCGCGACCGCCCGGGGCGCGGACGGCAGCGGTCCGGCCGCCCGCCGCCCGGCGCCGGCCCGCCCCCGGTACAGCCTGATCCCCGGCGCCCCCGACCTCGCCGCGTTCCCGCGCACCGAGTGGCTCAGGGCCGCCCGCCGCGCCCTCGCCGGCGCCCCGTACGACGTCCTCGGCTACGGCGACCCCCGCGGCCGCCCCGAACTGCGCGCCGCCCTCGCCGGCTACCTCGCGCGGGTGCGCGGCGTGCGCACCGACCCGGACCGCGTGCTCATCACCTCCGGTTTCGCGCACGCCCTGCGGATCACCGGCACACTGCTGCGCTCGCGCGGCGTGCGCACGGTGGCGGTCGAGTCGTACGGCCTCGACGCGTACTGGAGCGTGCTCCAGGGGGCCGGGCTCGCCACGCCCGCGCTGCCGTACGACGAACTGGGCACCGATCCCCGGCAGCCGGGCGACGCCGGGGCGGTGCTGCTGACCCCCGCCCACCAGTTCCCGATGGGCACGCCCCTGCAGCCCGAGCGGCGGGCCGCCGTGATCGACTGGGCGCGGCGCACCGGCGGCCTGATCCTGGAGGACGACTACGACGGCGAGTTCCGCTACGACCGCCAGCCCGTCGGCGCCGTGCAGGGCCTCGACCCCGACCGGGTGCTCTACTTCGGCACCACGAGCAAGTCCCTGGCCCCCGGACTCCGTCTGGGCTGGATGGTCGTCCCGCCGTCCCTCGCCGAGGAGACGGCCGCGGCCAAGGGCGCCGCCGACACCGTGGGCGTCCTCGAACAGCTCACGCTCGCCGAGTTCATCACCTCCGGCGCGTACGACCGCCACGTCCGCTCGTCCCGGCTGCGCTACCGGCGCCGCCGCGACGCCCTCGCCGCCGCCGTCTCCGCCCGCGCCCCCGAGGTCACGGTCACCGGCATCGCCGCCGGCCTGCACGCGGTGCTGCGCCTGCCCGCGGGCATGGAGCAGTCGGTGGTCCAGGCCGCGACCTGGCAGGGCCTGGCCCTGCACGGCCTGTCCTTCCACCGCCACCCCGAGGCCGTCGCCGAGCCGCTGGACGCGCTCGTCGTGGGGTACGGCACCCCACCGGACAGCGCGTGGGCGGGCGCCCTGGACGCGCTGTGCCGGGTGCTGCCGTAG
- a CDS encoding carboxymuconolactone decarboxylase family protein: MTTAPENTEYAAEQAPRLAWTKHAPEVYKAMVRLDAAAKQGLDPKLYELVKIRASQLNHCAFCLDMHTKDALAAGESVERIVQLSAWEESRHFYTEKELAAIELTEAVTVLTDGFVPDEVYETAAKHFEEAELAQLIAAIAVINAWNRFGVATRMAPGHYQPGQHG; this comes from the coding sequence ATGACCACTGCACCGGAGAACACCGAGTACGCCGCCGAGCAGGCCCCGCGCCTGGCCTGGACCAAGCACGCCCCCGAGGTCTACAAGGCGATGGTCCGCCTGGACGCCGCGGCGAAGCAGGGGCTGGACCCCAAGCTGTACGAACTGGTCAAGATCCGCGCCTCGCAGCTCAACCACTGCGCCTTCTGCCTCGACATGCACACCAAGGACGCGCTCGCGGCCGGGGAGAGCGTGGAGCGGATCGTGCAGCTCAGCGCGTGGGAGGAGTCGCGGCACTTCTACACCGAGAAGGAGCTGGCGGCGATCGAGCTGACCGAGGCGGTCACCGTGCTGACCGACGGCTTCGTCCCGGACGAGGTGTACGAGACGGCCGCCAAGCACTTCGAGGAGGCCGAGCTGGCCCAGCTGATCGCCGCGATCGCGGTGATCAACGCCTGGAACCGGTTCGGCGTGGCCACCCGGATGGCCCCGGGCCACTACCAGCCCGGGCAGCACGGGTGA